One Engraulis encrasicolus isolate BLACKSEA-1 chromosome 4, IST_EnEncr_1.0, whole genome shotgun sequence genomic window, ACTCGGGATGGAGACCACTACCATCACAACTACAGAGATGGCACCGGGTGTGTGTTCATTCGGACTCGAGAGGCGTGCCACAATCACCTTGCACGCTCCGGCGCAAGAGTGCGCTCTGCCCAATGTGGCAGCATACCAAAGCAAGACGAAGGTGCTGAAAAGACAGCGCTCGAGCTCGCCCGAGCTGTTGCGCTGCAAGCGGAGACTCAGCTTCAACGGGCTTGGCTACACTATCCCTCAGCAGCAGCCCGTGGCGGTGGCCAGACGCAACGAGCGCGAGCGGAACCGTGTCAAGCAGGTCAACATGGGTTTCCAGACTCTGCGCCAGCACGTGCCGAACGGGGCGGCCAACAAGAAGATGAGCAAAGTGGAGACTCTGCGCTCCGCCGTGGAGTACATCCGTGCGCTCCAGCAGCTCCTGGACGAGCATGACGCGGTATCGGCGGCGTTCCAGTGTGGGCTGCCTTCGCCCACTATCTCCCAAACCTACTCTGCTGACCCAGAGTCCCCTCAGTCAACGTACTCTTCCGACGAAGGAAGCTACGAGCACCTTAGTTCAGAGGATCAGGAACTCCTGGATTTCACCACATGGTTCGACAGATACTGACGACTTTtggtcagtaggcctatgtgaaaaatGACAAAGTTCATCCACTGTGGCAACGCAAGCGTGATGATCTCCCTCCTCTAGACTTGTACTCTCGACGAAGTGAGAGGAAACAGCAACCAGAGAAGGTTACGCACCGTCACCTACACACGTCGCGGATTTTTACCATAGTGCCCTTGCATGCAACTTCCAgaggagagagagtttgtgctCGCTCTGACAGGAGTGCTTGGGTGGCTGTAGGGTCCAAGACTTCAAGTCTTGATTTCCGCGACATCAATTTGATAAGTGCAATTGAGTAACGCAGTTGGCAATAAACTGGCACGAGCACAGTCCCACATCAACTTCACAACGTTGTCATAAAAaagccaacttttttttttttttaactcgacAGAACAATTGTGAGAGAAACATTGGAATCGAGAGACCTCTTTTCATTCACAGTGAACATGATGGATGTTGAATCTTCCTGCTATCAAAGACAACATTGTGAGATTGTGGTTTACTACTGTATTATACAATGTATTGTTAAATATGAAGACTTATTTTTGTACAATAAGCCCAACAGTTACCACTGCCGGTCTCGGCCAGTGAAGACTAATGATGAATTAGTGATCTGCACCGCTTTTTTTCTAGTCGGATAATCCACTGGTTCCAAACACTTGATATTACTTGGCATGTTTGAGTCGTTGTATGAGAAATACAGTATATCGAATAGCCTAATACTATTTCTTCATGTTAAAGATTAAGGGTACATGGTATGGAGACTTTGACAACAATGTATGCACTTGCTCTCCGTTTTCTGTAGACTTCAATGTACATATTCGATTTTACAAATATATTTTGTGTAAAAGTTTTATAAATAAAGATTTCTCTATTTATTCATAATATTTGTCTTTGCTGCTCTTTTTAAAGTTGCAAAATTTCCTTCAGTTGACCTCACAAAATATTGCACATGCAGCCACACATGCATCATAGGTCATGTATTCTTAAATGCTTTTACGCTTAAAACTGAGCTTTGGGGGTGACGGGGTATTTGAACTTGGCAGCAGCTCGACTGAACTCTGCAAGAAAAAATGACAAGAACGGCAAAAACTTAACAAAAAAACTCTATTGTAATAAAGTAAATTGCGGTTAAGCCTAAGCTATGTGATTAAAACCAAGGCTAAAAGACGATCGTCCCTCTTTGTGCCATAAGAAAGATTCATATTCCGCCCCGTTCACTATGTGTGCATTTATTGTTCTGGCGCAGTAGGCCTAACCCAAGAGTAGGCCCATCTTTCACCGGTGGGGGGAAACCCCTATCCCCTTGCTGCCTTCAGTTCACTTTGAAATAGAGTCTGGACAAGTCAACGGGAACAATAATGGGTCAAAATTCTTATTGCCCAACTGAGATCAATCTAGTGAAGCCTGTGGTTGTAGGGTACTTCTGTCCCCGACTGTGTTTTTCAGACTTGCACACAGCTCCATCAAACAGCCCATCTCAATCCAAACGGAGAGCACAACACCCCATTGTGCGCACTATTGTGCCCATCTACTAGCCTCATTATGCCGAGTATGGGTCCCGCTATTGTAAATTAACAGCGATGCCAAGTTCAGTcgagcagaaaaaaagaaaaacgagtTTAATTTCACTTGCAGTGTTTGCATTTGAAACAGGAGGGTAAAACAACTTGAAAAGCATGGAGCTGTAATGACCCGTGGAATTATTTAGAAATGGCCTGCCATAAACTACCATCGCAAATTACAGACTAGGCACTAGGTCATGCATAGAAATGTCACTTGTAAGCGTCGTAGGCCTAGGCCCAGTCCCTATCCATCCATTAATATGCATGTATagaccctcctcccctccccaaaacacacaagcatgcacacactacgACGTGTTTTGTGAGTGCAGGTGTGGGCCACGTGCCTACACTTGGTGACCGCTATCGTCTGCTTGTCATTGGCTGATGGCGCGCGGCAGTCCACGGGTTCCGTGAACTCTGATTGTCCACCGTAAAAAATAATATGCCAATGATTAATGGCGCAATTACTCATTTCTTTATGGAGGCCCGCGACTGAATAGAGACGGAgaacgggaaaaaaaaaaaagacacccgGTGGCTGGGTCCATTACTGATTGTGTGAAATGCTAGGCTTACATTTAATGCCCTTTCTTGTACAAGGCAAAATAAAGACGTCACGTTGCTCGTTTGTTCTGATTACTTTTGCCACCTGACCAATACATGCTTATTGTTCATTGGTAAGGACATACTTATTTAGCACAATCATACACTTATCCAATCCATCAGACTGGCCCTATTCTCCGATTGTCATTTTAATAACCACCCGGTATTTTTTCAAGCAGGTCCTTGCAAAACTTTTGGTGGTGGTGAAATAATTTGTCACACTTAGTGAGTCATTCAATGCAGGAGATGATGACATAATATTCAATGGTGTTTTCTTGTCATGGACACTTTCACAGAATATCCATTGTGTTACTTGGGCAGGTGTGCGTCCTTCAAATCAATTATTGTTGTCAAATCGACCAAAGGCAAGTTCTGAAACAGATATTTCAGACAGAGAACGAGGGAGGACTCCTCACCAAGAACTTGCATCCTTGTAGTAGGCCACAGGTAAAAACATTTAGTTAATGTATGCATATAAGCGATGACTAACACATtttgttcatgtaggcctattcaatttCATAGGCCCTATGGTATACTGTCTTATAATTTACTTGTGATTTACTAATGTCTTGGGATATCTTATTATGCAGATGTTAGTTTACTGTTATCGTATCTGAGTATCTTCAGTGCAGGCAGGGCAAGTAAAGATTGTTTCACTGGTTTGGACAACAGTCTCAACTCTGTTCAGCCCCTTCATGATCATTCGTGTGTAGGCTTACTCACATCATGCACGTAAACTACACAACAGGCGGGAATGAATCATATCGTCAAACGGTGGACTGAGGGTGGAGACACTCAGAGGGAGGGGATACAAAGTAAGGGCACGAGCTCACCATCATCCCTTACCTGatgccctccccacacacacacacacacacacacacccacacacacacatacacacacacacacacacacacacacacacacctgctgcaacAAGTGTGGTCATCACAAGACAAGACACGCAAGGCCTGATAGGCTGTATCCAATAGGTGTGCATCCTTCGGTGTTACCGTATTGGTACCCACCCCCCtccaaccccaacaccaccaccaccaccaccacctgtttGTGTGGGGGGTGGAGCACGGTCATAAATAAGATAAGGAAGCCACTGTGCTCATAAAAGGCGGGCTGTGGACTTTGTCTGTGGTCTTGGCATCCCAGGCAATCCCACCTGGATGGGCCTTTTAAGCAATGTTTGATGACACTAATGCGCTGGCTCTAGAGATGCTTGTAGTGGAGCGGAACGACTGCAGTCCCTTTCTTTAGACATCCTTCGGTGGAGTAATGTCATACCAAGCAAAATGGATTCAAAGTTTGCACACTTTGAAAGATTACAGTCTTGAGATTATTCAATCAACTCGTGTGTGTGATCTGCTCTTTCACAGTCTGTACCTGGAAATCATGAATTAAGGTTTACAGATCAACATAATGACGGCACAgtattatttaaacagcatttataATTAAGCAATTCAGCAAGTTGTCTGCTTAAACACATCAGGATACGTAGTTATCAGATCAAGTTTATGGCTATGATAGATAGACAGAATAATGGAAGTGTAATTTTCATTAAATCAAagtgttattttattattatgcaaTTACACACTCATAATTTCTTCTATGGCCAAAGACTCTTCAGAAAATAGCAATATATTCACCAGTCGTTTACCTTAGACACTATTAAGCTAAACTGAAACTCAAAACATACCAAAATTTTATGGTACAGTAGATCACATAAATAATTTTTGGGCATTGTTTTTCTTGTTTTACCTTAGCGGTACTATAGACATTTCATGTCACACTCTGCGATGTGTCCTACAAAAAACCCATCAAAGAAGCAGATGGGCAGAGAAAGATGACACTAGTAGCCTTGAGATGCTCACTGCGGCGCTGTTAATTTTTAAGCTGAGAATCTACACACAGTATATAGGCACAGGCTTCAAGGAGGGTGATTTATAATGTGTGGTGGGTGCTCTTACAATAGCACTCGTGCCTCTGAGCAAATAAGGCTCCAGCAGGTTATTGAGGATGAGGCAGGCAAGCGGTCAGGCAGATGTATCGGTGGTGAGCAGGCAAGCGGACAGGACCGGTTGAACACAACTGATGCAATAAAGGGCTTGAACACTGCTCAACCTCATCTGATTGACTGTAGGCCCTACATTTAACCATGCCAATTGTTTTAAGAGCAAAAGCCACGTGTGCAAGGAATACctggtacacagtaaaaatggaGTGTCAATATTTCACAGTAAACTTAAATGAATCCAGacagagtatttacaacactgtgtggGAGTCAAAACACTATAGCAGTAGAAtcaaaattctgcaggtggctgGCCAGTGCAATTTATTCACACCCCAGTGTTACGTTATGCACCATATTGAGTAGGATCAACcctgaaaatgttacacttcTTAAAAAGAGGGACATTTTTTGAGTGGTATCAAGCGTTATCTGAAACACACAGATCAAGGATGTTTAAGTCGCTCTTACCAGTGTAGAACAGTTGCAGCATGCATGGTGGTGAAATGAGATAAGGCCTCAGAGAGGCAGGGTCAAGGTGTCAAACTATCCAGCAAGGAAGCATTGGAGATACCCAAAGATGGACTATATTGAATTAATATAATTAATAGACGGTGTGCGGCAAATgggcagtgcatgatattgtatGTTATAAGTATTTGCACAGTACACTGTGCCGGTGAGTGGTGTCATGGGCGGTAGAGAGGTCAATCCCAGATTGATCATAGTCAATAACGGCAGTGAGGTGACATAACCAAATATGACATTTACCAACACTAACACCTGTCCTCAACGCCTGAAGTCAGAGAAGAGAAGTACAGGTCAGTGGAGGATCACCAGCAGCCCTGATACCTGATAGGGATAATCACTCCCAGATATGGATCATCAGATAGGATAACAGCAGGCTACCATCAGCCACACACATAATCATTGACATAGTGATAGGCAGAAATCGCAAAAAGCACACAACAGTAAAATAATTTAACCTGAATATGCAAATACATGAGGAATGCAAGGACCACAGGATTTCCTCATGGGACATTATAGTGCTAGAACTGTCTTAAatgttgtcagtgtgtgtattaCGAAATCTTTTCAAATTGTGTATGTTATTGTATGACCTCACTTTCCCTGCTGTATATAGTTTTTGTGTTTTATACATGACATTTTTACATCTGTCTGCTCATTAAAAAATGTTAAtcaaaaaaaaatacaaggaGGTTTTTTTCCACTTTAATGGAGTTAATTACATCATTTTCATTGACATTATGTTTTTCTTTTACGTGATGTTTTTTTAACTCACCAACGCATAAACAAACAATAGACATGCAAAGTCACAACAAAGTTTCTCTATACAGAGTACAGGAGAGTATGTAAATGGTTAATGGCTTGCTattttctattcctcctcctcctcctccttctcctcctcctcctactcctcctcctcctcctcctcctctttccactactactactactactactgctgctactactatgcACAGGATGAATCAAGTGTAGCAGGTTCCTGTGGATGTTGCCAGGGGGTGGATGGAAGCCACGGGTGTGGTGTGTAGGccagctctgctgctgctgctgctgctgctgctgaagaatGGACGCCCTGTGCTGGTCACAAACATACTACAGCCGCCGGACCCAACAGTCTTACAGGAAAGAAGTCAGTCCAAAAagaatctctttttctctctcactctcactctcgctcacacacacacacacacacacacacacacacacacacacacacacacacacacacacacacacagacacacacacacacacacacacacacacacacacacacacacacacacacacacacacacacacacactgttttgatTCACAAAACTCAGCACTTGCAACGGACACATTACTGCGTAGCACTGAAAGGATTCTAAACTTGAGGCAAACTAGAAGGGGGTGTGTTGGTGTGAGGGTGGGGGAGATGGATATGGGGTGGGGGATGTGCCATCACTGTGTTCAGGAAGAACTGGGTAgttggagagaggtggggtgaggtgtagTCAGGTGGGGCGAAGTGGGGCGCAGTGGGGTGCAGTGGGGTGCAGTGGGGTGCATTGAGAGGGAGTGTGAAAAGTGTGATTGccccagggttgtgtgtgtgtgtgtgtgtgtgtgtgtgtgtgtgtgtgtgtgtgtgtgtgtgtgtgtgtgtgtgtgtgtgtgtgtgtgtgtgtgtgtgtgtgtgtgtgtgtgtgcgtgtgtgcgtgcgtgcgtgcgcatgtgcgcatgtgcgtatatgcgtgcgtgcgtatgtgcgtgcgtgcgtgcgtgtgcgtgcgtgcatctgtgtgtatgtatgcatgtgaatgaaagagagagagagacagagagagagagagggaggatctaTGAGTGTAcatcagtgtgtgggtgtgggtatgcccgagtgtgtgggtgtgagtgtctgtgcgagtgtgtatatgtggttgagggaggtgaagtgtgtgtgtgtgtgtgtgtgtgtgtgtgtgtgtgtgtgtgtgtgtgtgcgtgtgtgcgcgcgtgcgtgtgtgtgtgtgtgtgtgtgtgtgtgtgtgtgtgtgtgtaaggaggtgGAGGGGTGCTGGGGTGATTTGCATGGCCCATTGTGCTGCCCAAGTTTAGATGCTTTTTTATTTTCCGTGAGGGTCTTTTGGCCATTTACTTCCAGTCCGGCTGGCTGTTCCCGCCGGTGAATAGTGGCTGCTCCGCGGGCTCCACAAAGACCCTTTTGTGCTGCACCCGCACCATATTCATCATGTAAGGCCTGTAAGACAAATCTGATTGGACGTTCCTGTCACTTTGATGTGGGGCCAgagagggtggagtggagtgtgtgtgtgtgtgtgtgtgtgtgtgtgtgtgtgtgtgtgtgtgtgtgtgtgtgtgtgtgtgtgtgtgtgtgtgcttgtgtgtgtgtgtgtgtgtgtgtgtgtgtttgtgtttgtgtgtgtgtgtgtgtgtgtgtgtgtgtgtgtgtgtgtgtgtgtgtgtgtgtgtgtgtgtgcgctcgtgtgtgtgtgtggtggggcgatGGCGAGAGGCTGAGCTACAGCAAACTTCActccacttttctcttttcccccatccctgttttttttttcctctcctctttccactgATAGGTGGCGAGGCTGAAGAGAGGGTGGTGCGCTCATGTTTTTTTCCtgaaaggaggatgaggagagagatggaggaggaggagggtgtagtATAttgaaggaggggagggaggaggtgggatgTCGTTATCATGTGGAAGTTAAAATTCATCATAAATCTTTGGTCATTGGAGGTTAGCGgaaaaaaagggaggagagaaagaaaaggaaaatgggCTGAGATGATTGACACTACTTTACTTTGGCCCCAACAAAAGCCCTGATTTCTGTAGAACGCCAAGTGAATGGTTCAAGTGTGGATTCTATTGAAACTATTTtaatctcctcttctttcccctcttccctctctctctctctctctctctctctctctctctctctctctctctctctctctctctctctctctctctctctctctctctctctcgctctctctctctctctctctgtctctctctctctctctctccctgtttctcttgcTACCACGTACAGTACTATCTCACACCCTCACTCCCTCTTTTCATGGCCTTGCTTCTTCAGTGGCAGTCTTGATTTACAGGCTAATTCTGCCCTTGCGAAACTGCTAATTGTGccctattagtgtgtgtgtgtgtgtgtgtgtgtgtgtgtgtgtgtgtgtgtgtgtgtgtgtgtgtgtgtgtgtgtgtgtgtgtgtgtgtgtgtgtgtgtgtgtgtgtgtgtgtgtgtgtgtgtgtgtgtgcgcctgtctctGCAGCACTGAGATTCATGTCTGGCTAATTACTCTCATTCCGGCCCCCAGACCTCCACGGGCCACATAGAGGAATTGAGACTGGGCCTTTTggagagttggggggggggggggggtcatggagACCACTGGGCCTTGAAGGGAGGGTAAGGAAGGTGGAGAGGCCGTGTTGTCATGCCGACTAGGCCTATAAGGCTCTTGGTCTTGGGGTGTCATGACGACAGTGTTTGGAGGTGTCATGGCGGCTGGCTCTGAGAGCGGGGTGAGGGGACTGTCTGGCCTGATGTGGATGTTGTGGCTTCACGCGGAAGCACAGAGCACAATAGCTGGTTCCTGGATCTACTGTATACTATGTGTATGTTTGTTAGCGATTACATAAGTCTGTCAGCAAGTTGGTGGGACTCACACTGATGcataatttaaaaataaataaagctcaCTTGCAGTTTTATGGTTGCTAAATGTCTGCTATCTTGAACATTGTCTTTtgtaaaatgttaccttttttataaTTGCTgagtaaatcatttatttaagTGTAACAGCAACATCAGTGGCTGGTAATGCCACTATGTCATTAATAGAAGTACTTGAGGCAATAAAAGGGAAGTAGATTTCACCACAAATTTATGGTCATATATTTTTTGAATTATCTCAATACTGTAaatgaagaaggcttgcgccgaaacgcgtgggtctctgctcccatgttttaaaacttttagccatgtttcaataaaggctttttaatattttttcacaagaagagtgccttggactcccttttttgacaagatatttttttccccaacaccaaagagcaccttcaagatttttttctgaacaattccctgagcacttcggattttctcttcactgtaAACTAATGTTGGGAACCCTCAATAAACACACATCACCTTATCACATTATTACAAACGCAGTAACAAACTATTTTTTAGTGCACGTTTCTCACAATGAACTCACATTGGATTTGGAAAAGTGCACTAGCCCGTTGCCTTTCTTACTTTGGAGCGACTTACTCTTGTGCTGCGGTGCGGTGAGCAAGTTCATGTCCAGGCAGTGTAGAGGATGCAAGGCTGAAGGATGCTGAGGCCAGGGCTATAactgcacaaacacaacaaaagagGCAAAATCTACAAAGAGTCGCTAGgcagtttggtaacactttctatgaagcccatatctatagctcattatgagtgcattcataacaaattataatgcgcatcataattagtcatagtgcatcatgaccgttataatgcattataagccccttcactgcctgtagtttataaccattcacgagcactcaaaacatcctaagatttataatgcattataagctagatttgtagttattcatgactgttgatatactccatcatgaagcgttaaaagtgtagtcataatgcattataattatgatgtgcattataatttgttatgaatgtgctcataatgcgctatagatatgggcttcatagaaagtgttaccgaaagtttTCATAGCAAGAGTGACACGGGTGATAAAAGTGACTGTcaaaagcagaatgcaaacatTCTGACATTCAAATTGGCTGCGATGGCTGTCGCATCATAGCTCATCGTTACCATAATATGCATATTCAATGCAGTTCAACAACAAACTGTCGCTCGAGACGCTGAAATCGCCTCTTGTCACCCAAATCGTTAGccggattatcatcgactttcaaatctcctcgagacttggtctgaccaagagcataacaattaacatttcccaaacggcatggttgacaagcctcccttggtttgctaatggttgtttgcttcccgacataGTTCGAGGAGTtcacgatttttcgggagctcagaaagttcttgcattgctcttgacctgactagtagcaacgctgaaggtgttgcgttactaggagggcacagcctggctaccaaaTCACTGTCGCCAGATCTTCCATACATATGCAATTACTTCCGTTGCCATTTTCGCTCTAGacgcttttggtgtgtttgtgtggttagaGAGGAGGCTGAGACCAGGGCTATAAGAGGAGGCTGTAAGGCCTGCAAGGAGGCTGCCTCTTGGGCACTTGGCACTGCGGCTTCTCTGAGGGCTTTAACCTGtgttgtatgttttgtgtgtgtatgtgtgtgtgtgtatgtgtgtgtgtgtgtgtgtgtgcgtgcgtgcgcgtgtgcgtgcgtgcgtgtgtgtgttcgtgcatgcatatgtgtgtgtgtttggtctgtcTCCTGCACCTGCATTTCCAGGTCAACTACATGTCCCCTGAGCACTGTGGAACGAGACAGCTAGagctagacaacacacacacgcacgtaggtacacgcacacacacacacacacacacacacacacacacacacacacacacacacacacacacacacacgcacgcacacacccctctgcCAACAACATCACCCCAGCTATCACCCCCGGTACACTTCCCAAACCGTGCTCAGGGTGCTCAGTTTAAAGCTGACAAGTAGCGTGTGGAGTTCTGTAAACGTCAGAGTCAGCGAACGCTGTTGTGTGGTAATGATTTTTCCACTGACCATAATAGTTACACTGAAGGTGCAACTTTTAAGCCTGGCCCCAACGGAACGAGATGATATAATGCCTT contains:
- the LOC134446674 gene encoding achaete-scute homolog 1b-like, translated to METTTITTTEMAPGVCSFGLERRATITLHAPAQECALPNVAAYQSKTKVLKRQRSSSPELLRCKRRLSFNGLGYTIPQQQPVAVARRNERERNRVKQVNMGFQTLRQHVPNGAANKKMSKVETLRSAVEYIRALQQLLDEHDAVSAAFQCGLPSPTISQTYSADPESPQSTYSSDEGSYEHLSSEDQELLDFTTWFDRY